The following proteins are encoded in a genomic region of Montipora foliosa isolate CH-2021 chromosome 8, ASM3666993v2, whole genome shotgun sequence:
- the LOC137967365 gene encoding mitochondrial substrate carrier family protein ucpB-like: MAVRMYEKTGQRHLNKERKGRESLTRFALSGLSCMCAATVTNPIDVIKTRMQLENELGCQHESRNIFHNRYYRGLIRGAFRIAQEEGLPGLYKGIIPSLMREATYSTLRLGLYEPLKEQFGAKDPAHTPFWKKVCAGAIAGAIGSAIACPTDVVKIRLMSLPSGNKWAYKHAFHAFQAIVATEGVRGLWTGVSATVKRSALVSATAVSSYDHVKHAILNAKLMKEGPFLHVVASSVAGFITNCITSPIDMVRTRYMNQKKDGNRKPVLYRGTLDCIMKTVRKEGLFGLYKGFIPNWTRTGTHTVVTFFVFEQLRAFVGMRPI, translated from the exons ATGGCAGTAAGGATGTACGAAAAGACAGGGCAAAGACATCTAAACAAGGAACGCAAAGGACGGGAAAGTTTGACGCGATTTGCTCTGAGCGGACTGTCGTGCATGTGCGCAGCCACTG TTACCAACCCAATTGATGTGATCAAGACTCGGATGCAGCTGGAAAATGAATTAGGCTGTCAGCATGAAAGCAGAAACATATTTCATAATCGCTATTACCGGGGTCTGATCAGAGGTGCATTCAGAATTGCTCAAGAAGAGGGATTACCTGGACTGTATAAGGG tATTATCCCATCACTGATGAGAGAAGCTACTTACAGCACACTTCGATTAGGCTTGTATGAACCTTTGAAGGAGCAGTTTGGAGCTAAAGATCCTGCTCACACACCATTCTGGAAAAAGGTTTGTGCAGGGGCCATTGCTGGAGCTATAGGAAGTGCGATTGCTTGCCCAACAGATGTCGTAAAGATACGCTTAATGTCTCTGCCATCAGGTAATAAGTGGGCTTACAAACACGCATTTCATGCTTTTCAAGCCATTGTCGCAACAGAAGGAGTTAGAGGCCTTTGGACAGGTGTCAGTGCCACTGTTAAGAGATCAGCCCTTGTGTCAGCAACAGCTGTGTCATCATATGATCACGTGAAACACGCAATATTAAATGCTAAGCTTATGAAGGAAGGACCTTTTCTGCACGTTGTTGCTTCTTCAGTGGCAGGATTCATAACAAACTGCATTACGTCACCCATAGACATGGTTCGAACAAGATATATGAATCAGAAAAAAGATGGCAACAGAAAACCTGTGTTGTACAGGGGGACGTTGGACTGCATTATGAAGACAGTCAGGAAAGAAGGACTTTTTGGTCTGTACAAGGGATTTATACCAAACTGGACAAGAACTGGTACTCATACTGTTGTTACATTCTTTGTTTTTGAACAGTTGAGAGCTTTTGTTGGTATGAGACCGATTTAA